A single region of the Silene latifolia isolate original U9 population chromosome 8, ASM4854445v1, whole genome shotgun sequence genome encodes:
- the LOC141597096 gene encoding uncharacterized protein LOC141597096, translating to MVEALLEQAAWLTPTSLFLLLNLVIATIVFSHRRTNHPDNNHNHDSTSAAAPPPYNPPQLARAPSLFSRVTSFNLSNYYPHPHHDHDQDKDQDRHDTVDTPPSFFSRVASFKLSGRADGPGPDESATPEPEPEPKMELKRAVVRSPSFLSRVASFTVGGRGFMQGEVCEVDAQCKEKGDDECKKVAEKVKKKKVVERVETASFRKNEEEVDAKADDFINRFKQQLKLQRIESLMRYRSA from the coding sequence ATGGTGGAAGCATTGTTAGAACAAGCTGCTTGGTTAACTCCTACTtccctcttcctcctcctcaacCTCGTCATCGCTACCATCGTCTTCTCCCACCGCCGAACCAACCACCccgacaacaaccacaaccacgaCTCCACTTCCGCCGCCGCACCTCCCCCGTACAACCCGCCGCAGCTCGCCCGCGCTCCTTCACTCTTCTCCCGCGTCACCTCCTTCAATCTCTCCAACTACTACCCCCACCCTCACCACGACCACGACCAAGACAAAGACCAAGACCGCCACGACACCGTCGACACGCCTCCCTCTTTTTTCTCTCGTGTCGCCTCCTTCAAGTTATCGGGCCGGGCCGACGGTCCCGGTCCGGACGAGAGTGCGACCCCGGAACCTGAACCCGAGCCGAAGATGGAGTTGAAGAGGGCAGTGGTGCGTTCCCCGTCCTTTCTGTCACGTGTTGCGTCATTTACCGTTGGTGGACGGGGGTTTATGCAGGGGGAGGTTTGTGAAGTCGACGCACAATGTAAGGAAAAAGGTGATGATGAGTGTAAGAAGGTGGCggagaaggtgaagaagaagaaagtggtgGAGAGAGTCGAAACGGCGTCGTTTAGGAAGAATGAAGAAGAAGTTGATGCTAAAGCAGATGATTTTATTAACAGGTTTAAACAACAGTTGAAATTGCAGCGTATTGAGTCTTTGATGCGTTACAGAAGTGCTTAA